A stretch of bacterium DNA encodes these proteins:
- the lexA gene encoding transcriptional repressor LexA, which translates to MGKEWTDNRKKVARFLEQYFERNGRAPSMDEIAKGTGLWKRSVEIVLKGLEKIGFIEITPGISRGIRLIEQSFRRVPLVGDVSAGPPAWAQEEAVEYLRVDRSIVPFEQPVALRVDGYSMRDAGILPGDVVLVRQQSVANNGETVIAYYNGGLTVKKFEYKGETIRLLPANPSFRAMEVTEEDEFQIVGRVMLVLRDLGDCFEFPVEQMQN; encoded by the coding sequence GTGGGCAAGGAATGGACTGACAACCGCAAGAAAGTCGCACGTTTTCTCGAGCAGTATTTCGAGCGGAACGGCCGCGCGCCGAGCATGGATGAAATCGCGAAAGGGACCGGACTGTGGAAGCGGTCCGTCGAAATCGTTCTCAAGGGATTGGAAAAAATCGGCTTTATCGAAATCACACCGGGCATCAGCCGTGGTATCAGGCTGATCGAGCAGTCCTTCCGCCGCGTACCGCTTGTGGGCGACGTCAGTGCGGGTCCCCCGGCCTGGGCGCAGGAAGAGGCCGTCGAGTACCTGCGGGTCGACCGCAGCATCGTCCCTTTCGAGCAGCCCGTTGCCCTGCGCGTCGATGGGTACAGTATGAGGGACGCCGGCATCCTCCCCGGCGACGTGGTGCTGGTGCGTCAGCAGTCCGTGGCCAACAACGGTGAAACCGTGATCGCATATTACAATGGCGGTCTGACGGTAAAGAAGTTCGAGTACAAGGGAGAGACCATCAGGCTGCTTCCCGCCAACCCCAGTTTCCGTGCGATGGAGGTCACTGAGGAGGACGAGTTCCAGATCGTCGGTCGCGTGATGCTGGTGCTGCGGGACCTGGGCGACTGCTTTGAATTCCCCGTCGAACAGATGCAGAATTGA
- the glmM gene encoding phosphoglucosamine mutase, with protein sequence MKTLIRSISGIRGIVGETLVPETVLTYVSAFARWCGGGPIVLGYDGRPHGRALTDLARAVLQFNGIDVLELGMVPTPTVQLHAEHSNARGGIAITASHNPEQWNGLKFLNASGVFLDAEENAEVFAMADRGSALSVAWDTLGSVLPVEKPLDEHIARVLAIPFLDLEAIRARHFRVAVDAVNASGSIVVPRLLELLGCDVIPVACDGSGVFPHTPEPLPQNLVSLGEAVREHHADLGIAVDPDADRLVLFTENGEPFGEEYSVTTAVYSVLSSMQADEGVPAVAVNLSTTRAVDDVAELFGARVLRSPVGEINVVRRMREHNAIVGGEGSGGVILPTVHAGRDSLVGTALVLHALAKHEGPASAFRATLPHYEIRKFKYSTAGLDTEAVLGAARESYAAERINSEDGVRVDFAEGWVHLRASNTEPIMRIIAEAPTAEKAEQLAAGVAARVFGPEVKPL encoded by the coding sequence ATGAAAACACTCATCAGGAGCATTTCAGGCATTCGCGGCATCGTGGGGGAGACGCTGGTCCCGGAAACTGTGCTCACATACGTTTCCGCCTTCGCACGATGGTGCGGTGGGGGACCCATTGTCCTCGGGTATGACGGACGTCCCCATGGCCGCGCACTCACCGATCTAGCACGGGCCGTCCTGCAGTTCAACGGCATTGACGTGCTGGAACTGGGCATGGTGCCGACACCTACCGTGCAGTTGCATGCCGAACACAGCAACGCGCGCGGTGGCATCGCCATAACGGCCAGTCACAATCCGGAGCAGTGGAACGGTCTGAAATTCCTCAACGCCTCCGGCGTATTTCTCGACGCCGAAGAAAATGCCGAAGTATTTGCAATGGCCGACAGAGGCTCGGCCCTGTCCGTTGCCTGGGACACGCTCGGATCAGTATTGCCGGTCGAGAAACCGTTGGACGAGCATATCGCCCGCGTTCTCGCCATTCCATTCCTGGATCTTGAAGCCATCCGCGCGCGCCACTTTCGCGTCGCTGTTGATGCTGTCAACGCATCCGGCAGTATTGTCGTGCCGCGTCTGCTCGAATTGCTGGGTTGTGACGTCATTCCCGTGGCCTGCGACGGCAGCGGCGTGTTTCCGCACACACCCGAGCCCCTCCCGCAGAACCTCGTTTCCCTGGGAGAAGCCGTACGCGAGCATCACGCGGATCTCGGGATCGCCGTGGATCCTGATGCCGACAGGCTGGTGCTGTTTACCGAGAATGGCGAACCGTTCGGAGAAGAATACTCGGTGACAACGGCAGTGTACAGCGTGCTTTCTTCCATGCAGGCGGACGAGGGTGTTCCGGCTGTTGCGGTCAACCTATCTACGACGCGGGCGGTGGACGATGTGGCGGAGCTGTTCGGTGCGCGTGTGCTGCGTTCTCCGGTCGGAGAAATCAATGTCGTGCGGCGTATGCGCGAGCACAATGCGATCGTGGGCGGCGAAGGGAGCGGTGGAGTCATTCTTCCCACCGTACATGCGGGACGCGATTCCCTTGTCGGAACGGCTCTGGTGCTGCACGCGCTGGCAAAGCATGAAGGTCCCGCCTCAGCCTTCCGTGCCACTCTCCCGCATTATGAAATCCGGAAGTTCAAGTATTCGACGGCGGGACTCGATACCGAAGCCGTGCTCGGCGCTGCGCGTGAAAGCTATGCCGCCGAGCGCATTAACAGCGAAGACGGCGTGCGTGTGGATTTCGCCGAAGGCTGGGTCCATCTTCGCGCCTCCAACACCGAACCCATCATGCGTATCATCGCTGAAGCCCCGACCGCAGAGAAAGCGGAGCAGCTCGCAGCCGGTGTTGCCGCCCGCGTGTTCGGTCCGGAAGTCAAACCCCTGTAA
- a CDS encoding DUF1624 domain-containing protein, with the protein MPEPSTRLPWIDALRGLAIILMVPANLAPYFTEPHPMWFRILGSFAAPTFIMLSAGMVILTGERHNLAYFLKRGAIIIGTGVCIDLFLWDILPFTSFDVLYIIGLSLPLIYMLRNSSRAELLRLAIIVFLATYVLQMYFGYHTEALEVYLDEITLPSLGRLLQSFFIDGWFPLFPWIGYAVTGAVLFRTIFRENSGVSNRFLLLGATLTALGFLLLFVPLPFVRNLADGAILTTRGGYSEIFYPPTFAYIFTSIGIVLLFSTLIRRMPYMGITAVLAFFGRYSMLVYILHQLLGSLVVEPVVSSYGMEAIESGPWFTFVNLVVLSTIYALCFGVEMIKRKYPTRFTVLQVLFGK; encoded by the coding sequence ATGCCGGAACCCAGCACTCGCCTCCCATGGATTGATGCCCTGCGCGGTCTCGCCATTATCCTGATGGTTCCGGCCAACCTCGCCCCGTACTTCACGGAGCCACACCCTATGTGGTTCCGCATTCTCGGATCCTTCGCAGCACCGACCTTCATCATGCTCAGCGCGGGCATGGTCATCCTCACCGGCGAACGGCACAACCTTGCGTACTTCCTCAAACGCGGCGCGATCATTATCGGCACGGGCGTCTGCATCGACCTGTTTCTGTGGGATATCCTTCCGTTCACGTCCTTCGATGTCCTTTACATCATCGGACTGTCCCTCCCCCTGATCTACATGCTCAGAAACAGCAGCAGAGCTGAGCTGCTCCGGCTGGCGATTATTGTTTTCCTCGCCACCTATGTGCTGCAGATGTATTTCGGTTACCATACGGAAGCGCTCGAAGTGTACCTCGACGAAATCACTCTGCCGTCGCTCGGACGACTGCTGCAGAGCTTCTTCATCGATGGCTGGTTCCCCTTGTTCCCATGGATCGGTTACGCTGTCACCGGTGCCGTATTATTCCGCACGATATTCCGGGAAAACAGCGGCGTCTCGAACCGCTTCCTCCTCCTCGGCGCAACGCTGACGGCACTCGGCTTCCTCCTGCTCTTTGTTCCGCTCCCCTTCGTGCGCAACCTGGCTGACGGCGCAATTCTCACCACTCGAGGCGGATATTCCGAAATTTTCTACCCCCCGACGTTTGCATACATCTTCACCTCGATCGGCATTGTGCTGCTGTTCAGTACGCTGATCCGGCGCATGCCTTACATGGGCATCACCGCCGTCCTCGCCTTTTTCGGACGCTACTCCATGCTCGTCTACATCCTGCATCAGCTTCTGGGTTCGCTGGTTGTAGAACCGGTCGTCTCATCCTATGGCATGGAAGCGATCGAATCCGGCCCCTGGTTCACCTTTGTGAACCTGGTGGTCCTTTCAACGATTTACGCCCTGTGCTTCGGTGTGGAAATGATAAAGCGGAAATATCCCACCCGCTTTACCGTGCTGCAGGTACTCTTCGGGAAGTAA
- a CDS encoding glycerate kinase gives MNVLVAPDSFKGSISAIRAAEVIAESIHRSDPAARCILLPQADGGEGTLEVVERARGGSRHAATVQDPSGNSIEAAWLEMRDGRALIESAAVLGYTLVADSERDPRHLRSTGLGQLIAAAAHAGARSCLVGLGGSATNDAGLGCAQALGYAFTYADETGQDVYTSLERVRAVKHAASLQLPPITALVDVRNVLCGARGATAVYGPQKGVDTEDIGRLDRSIAHFSEVVCRDVRDVDTTAPGMGAAGGLGFALAAFCNASLQSGADTVRDLTGFSSALDDADIVVTGEGSLDAQSGEGKVIGGIAREAHARGIPVVAFAGRTSAHAPRLAQEMHLHAVLCITPEDADEDDAMRQAEQNLAAAVHAYWSQFSGTV, from the coding sequence GTGAACGTTCTCGTCGCACCGGATTCATTCAAGGGTTCGATAAGTGCCATACGAGCCGCCGAAGTCATCGCGGAGTCCATTCACCGCAGTGACCCGGCGGCTCGCTGTATTCTGCTGCCGCAGGCTGACGGTGGGGAAGGAACACTCGAAGTCGTGGAACGCGCACGCGGAGGCTCACGGCATGCGGCAACGGTGCAGGATCCGTCGGGAAACAGCATCGAAGCTGCCTGGCTCGAAATGCGTGATGGACGCGCGCTGATCGAAAGTGCCGCCGTTCTCGGCTACACACTGGTCGCCGACAGCGAACGTGATCCCCGCCATCTGCGCAGTACAGGACTGGGACAGCTGATCGCTGCAGCGGCTCACGCGGGGGCACGGTCCTGCCTGGTCGGACTCGGTGGCAGCGCCACGAATGATGCCGGACTCGGTTGCGCACAGGCGCTTGGGTATGCGTTTACGTATGCTGACGAGACGGGACAGGATGTGTACACATCCCTCGAGCGTGTGCGTGCAGTGAAGCATGCCGCATCCCTGCAGTTGCCTCCAATCACTGCGCTCGTCGACGTGCGCAATGTCCTCTGCGGCGCGCGCGGGGCGACGGCTGTGTACGGACCACAGAAAGGCGTTGACACCGAAGACATCGGGCGTCTTGATCGGTCCATCGCCCATTTTTCGGAAGTCGTTTGCAGGGATGTACGGGACGTCGACACCACGGCTCCGGGCATGGGCGCGGCCGGTGGACTCGGATTTGCCCTTGCCGCATTCTGTAATGCGTCCCTGCAGTCCGGCGCCGATACGGTCCGCGACCTCACAGGATTTTCCTCCGCGCTGGATGATGCAGATATTGTCGTTACCGGGGAGGGCAGTCTCGATGCGCAGAGTGGTGAGGGAAAGGTCATTGGCGGCATCGCACGGGAAGCGCACGCGCGCGGAATCCCCGTGGTCGCATTCGCGGGCAGGACTTCCGCTCACGCTCCGCGGCTTGCACAGGAAATGCATTTGCATGCTGTGCTTTGCATCACTCCGGAAGATGCGGATGAAGACGACGCGATGCGACAGGCGGAACAGAACCTTGCTGCCGCTGTGCACGCATACTGGTCGCAATTTTCCGGCACGGTGTAG
- a CDS encoding YfiM family protein produces the protein MKTLIIFMLCIAPVLPAQSFSAKPDPRPFDSAAVLRSAARLSAIADSSGSQAQQAQTLPLLSHQELATQLLAQPYDTTAEGVHSGRMWLVGGTMFAVNAGIMGYYFATFYNDEYADRAPFHSFNDWYNADLNVDKLGHIWGSQTYARTLFHMFRWTGMEETQNMYWSSALALFYQLEMEIIDGLYAKWGFSWWDMAANTVGSTWPNLQRIYPALQSVNIKMSYHPSPAVKAGWIEHDYLRDYDGFTYWLSLSVEDVLPEAAQPYWPDWLNIAVGYGANNTMLGDGIFNSAGGVGQGEQEWYLALDYDFRRLPGDSAFMDFVRESLNLFHFPAPAIRITPSGIFYGLYF, from the coding sequence ATGAAAACGCTTATCATATTCATGCTCTGTATTGCGCCGGTTCTGCCGGCGCAATCCTTTAGCGCGAAGCCGGATCCGCGTCCCTTCGATTCGGCAGCTGTGCTTCGATCCGCTGCGCGCCTGTCGGCGATTGCTGATTCCTCCGGGTCGCAGGCGCAGCAAGCACAGACTCTGCCCTTGCTTTCCCACCAGGAACTTGCGACGCAGCTGCTGGCCCAGCCGTATGACACGACGGCGGAGGGTGTGCACAGCGGACGCATGTGGCTTGTGGGCGGAACGATGTTCGCGGTGAACGCAGGCATCATGGGGTATTACTTCGCGACATTCTACAATGATGAATATGCGGACCGCGCGCCTTTCCACTCCTTCAACGACTGGTACAACGCCGACCTGAACGTCGACAAACTGGGACATATCTGGGGATCGCAGACGTATGCGAGAACGCTTTTCCACATGTTTCGCTGGACCGGGATGGAAGAAACGCAGAACATGTACTGGTCGAGTGCCCTGGCGCTGTTTTATCAGCTCGAGATGGAAATCATCGATGGACTGTATGCGAAATGGGGATTCAGCTGGTGGGATATGGCGGCGAATACCGTGGGCTCAACCTGGCCGAATCTGCAGCGCATCTATCCTGCACTGCAGTCGGTCAATATCAAGATGAGCTATCATCCTTCCCCCGCCGTGAAAGCAGGATGGATCGAGCACGACTACCTGCGGGATTATGACGGCTTCACATACTGGCTTTCGTTGAGCGTCGAGGATGTCTTACCCGAGGCGGCGCAACCTTACTGGCCCGATTGGCTGAACATTGCCGTCGGCTATGGTGCAAACAATACCATGCTTGGCGACGGCATCTTCAACTCTGCCGGAGGTGTAGGACAGGGAGAACAGGAGTGGTACCTCGCGCTGGACTATGACTTTCGCCGTCTCCCCGGCGATTCCGCATTCATGGATTTCGTACGGGAGTCTCTGAACCTCTTCCATTTCCCCGCCCCGGCGATTCGCATCACGCCGAGTGGAATTTTCTACGGATTGTACTTCTGA
- a CDS encoding phosphoglucomutase/phosphomannomutase family protein gives MAAITFGTDGWRALIAEDYTFDNVRRVALAFARYYRRHPKAENGVVVGGDARFGSQDFAAAAAQVIASQGIKVWLAENVVSTPMLSLGIIRKKAAAGVMITASHNPPQWNGFKIKAEFGGSALVKDIKKIEKQVHAIVEKGTVPKLRSMDELRKEGLIKPIDLHRLYIADIKKKIDLGKIAKSKMKIAYDVMYGASYGVMQHLLPSVTCLHDEHNPGFKGTAPEPLAKNLSEFIELVTKEKYDIGLVTDGDSDRFGCVDEHGNFISTQLLIPILLKYLHEDLGKKGAVVKTVSVTDIVPRMCEKYGLKLYERPVGFKYVTELMLKDRILIGGEESGGVGTSLHIPERDGIFNNLLLCEYLAKKKMTLGQAVEQIFEEFGRMWYDRIDYHTTEKKKKAILARCAKGIDKLGRYNVTSTETTDGFKFRVDGGWLLVRASGTEPILRFYSEADSESKMKALLRAATALA, from the coding sequence ATGGCTGCAATCACATTTGGAACCGACGGATGGCGCGCGCTCATCGCCGAAGATTACACCTTCGACAATGTTCGCAGAGTTGCTCTCGCATTCGCCCGCTACTACCGCAGACATCCGAAGGCGGAGAACGGTGTTGTCGTCGGTGGTGATGCGCGTTTCGGATCGCAGGACTTTGCCGCCGCCGCTGCGCAGGTCATTGCCAGCCAGGGTATCAAGGTCTGGCTCGCCGAGAATGTGGTTTCCACGCCGATGCTTTCACTCGGCATCATCCGCAAGAAGGCGGCAGCCGGCGTTATGATCACCGCCAGCCACAATCCCCCGCAGTGGAACGGCTTCAAGATCAAGGCGGAGTTCGGCGGGTCGGCGCTGGTGAAGGACATCAAGAAAATCGAGAAGCAGGTTCACGCCATCGTGGAAAAGGGCACGGTACCGAAACTGCGCTCCATGGACGAACTGCGGAAAGAGGGACTCATCAAACCGATCGATCTGCATCGTCTCTACATTGCCGACATCAAGAAGAAAATCGATCTCGGGAAAATTGCGAAGTCGAAAATGAAGATTGCTTACGACGTCATGTATGGTGCCTCGTATGGAGTGATGCAGCATCTTCTTCCGAGTGTCACCTGTCTGCACGACGAGCACAATCCTGGCTTCAAGGGCACCGCACCCGAACCCCTCGCAAAGAATCTATCGGAATTCATCGAACTGGTGACGAAAGAAAAATACGATATCGGACTGGTCACGGACGGCGACTCTGACCGCTTCGGCTGCGTCGACGAGCACGGCAACTTCATCAGCACCCAGCTGCTGATTCCGATACTGCTCAAGTACCTGCATGAGGATCTGGGGAAAAAGGGGGCCGTGGTAAAGACCGTATCGGTGACGGACATTGTGCCTCGCATGTGCGAGAAGTATGGACTCAAACTCTATGAGCGTCCCGTAGGCTTCAAGTACGTCACCGAGCTGATGCTCAAAGACCGTATCCTTATCGGCGGGGAAGAAAGCGGTGGTGTCGGGACTTCGCTGCACATACCCGAACGCGACGGGATCTTCAACAACCTGTTGCTCTGCGAATATCTCGCGAAGAAAAAGATGACACTGGGACAGGCGGTCGAGCAGATTTTCGAGGAATTCGGCCGCATGTGGTATGACCGTATCGACTATCACACCACCGAAAAGAAGAAAAAGGCCATCCTTGCGCGCTGCGCAAAGGGCATCGACAAGCTTGGACGCTACAATGTCACGAGCACGGAGACAACCGACGGCTTCAAATTCCGGGTAGACGGGGGATGGTTGCTGGTGCGTGCGTCCGGCACCGAGCCTATTCTGCGTTTCTATTCCGAAGCGGATTCCGAAAGCAAAATGAAAGCCCTGCTGCGTGCAGCCACTGCCCTGGCCTGA
- the asnB gene encoding asparagine synthase (glutamine-hydrolyzing): MCGFAGVFRYSRQGPEVTTSLLEDMGEAIRHRGPDDDGQYISDCGRAGLSFRRLSIIDLSSAGHQPMATPDGSVWLVFNGEIYNHAALRKELEAEGFSYRSRTDTETILYAYQHWGEEFITRLEGMFAIAIWDSRTERMLLYRDRVGIKPLYYADCAGSMVFGSEIKAMLRWPGLTPEVSREALYHYFTYIHTPAPWTLYEGVYKLRAGHYLVIEKDGELRLQKYWDALGHREEGFDYSDESAVTERIRDLFRSAVEKRMMSDVPFGVFLSGGIDSSANVAFMSELMDRPVDTFTVAIRGQEDTNEFQWAKRISERYHTNHHEVVIDDSGFLDLLPTIVHHQDEPLADPVCFPLYHVSKLARDNGTIVIQVGEGSDEQFAGYESYLRAQRMMRLGRAMLPVPSLLSRGAYAAMQPLLKMKRVDYRQNVIRNVMEKQPAFWGNAIAFYEKEKRKALNLEIFDGMDLYSSYELADEQFQFAARKGYGSELERIIYWEIKNRLAELLLMRVDKITMAVSLEARVPFLDHNMLEFSMNIPASLKLKNGVPKYILKQALRGILPDEIIDRKKIGFAGSGKNMLTDEILRHARSILLSPRHSYYNPSYIRGMLDEYERTRINYTPQLWALYNFELWHRWWIEGDRELF, encoded by the coding sequence ATGTGCGGATTCGCAGGCGTATTCAGATACAGCAGACAGGGACCGGAAGTCACCACGTCCCTGCTTGAGGACATGGGAGAAGCCATCCGGCATCGTGGTCCGGATGATGACGGACAGTACATCTCAGATTGCGGGCGGGCGGGACTCTCGTTCAGGCGCCTTTCGATCATCGATCTGTCTTCTGCGGGACATCAGCCGATGGCCACTCCCGACGGCAGTGTCTGGCTGGTGTTCAACGGCGAGATTTACAATCATGCCGCCCTGCGCAAGGAACTGGAGGCAGAAGGATTCTCGTACCGCTCGCGCACCGACACGGAGACAATTCTCTACGCTTATCAGCACTGGGGCGAGGAGTTCATCACCCGCCTCGAAGGAATGTTCGCCATCGCGATCTGGGATTCCCGCACCGAGCGCATGCTGCTTTACCGCGACCGCGTCGGCATCAAGCCGCTGTATTATGCTGACTGCGCGGGAAGCATGGTTTTCGGTTCCGAAATCAAAGCCATGCTCCGCTGGCCGGGACTGACACCGGAGGTCAGCCGGGAAGCGCTGTATCATTACTTCACCTACATCCACACACCTGCACCGTGGACGCTGTACGAAGGAGTGTACAAGCTTCGTGCGGGACACTACCTCGTCATAGAAAAAGACGGTGAGCTGCGGCTGCAGAAGTACTGGGACGCCCTGGGACACCGGGAAGAAGGATTCGACTACAGCGACGAGTCCGCAGTCACCGAACGTATTCGCGATCTGTTCCGCTCGGCGGTTGAGAAACGCATGATGTCGGATGTACCATTCGGCGTGTTCCTGAGCGGCGGCATTGATTCGAGCGCCAACGTGGCATTCATGTCCGAGCTCATGGATCGTCCGGTAGACACCTTCACCGTGGCGATTCGAGGACAGGAAGACACCAACGAATTTCAGTGGGCGAAACGCATCTCCGAACGGTATCATACCAACCATCATGAAGTGGTGATTGACGACAGCGGTTTCCTCGACCTGCTGCCCACTATCGTGCATCATCAGGATGAGCCGCTGGCTGACCCTGTCTGCTTCCCGCTGTATCATGTTTCCAAGCTCGCGCGCGACAATGGAACCATTGTTATCCAGGTCGGTGAAGGCAGTGATGAACAGTTCGCAGGCTACGAAAGTTATCTGCGCGCTCAGCGCATGATGCGATTGGGACGCGCCATGCTGCCTGTCCCCTCCCTGCTCTCCCGAGGCGCCTACGCAGCTATGCAGCCGCTGCTGAAGATGAAGCGTGTCGATTACCGGCAGAACGTGATTCGTAATGTCATGGAAAAGCAGCCGGCATTCTGGGGAAATGCCATTGCCTTCTATGAGAAGGAAAAACGCAAAGCCCTCAATCTCGAAATATTCGATGGCATGGATCTGTATTCCTCATATGAACTGGCGGATGAGCAATTCCAGTTCGCCGCGCGCAAAGGGTATGGCTCCGAACTCGAACGCATCATTTACTGGGAAATCAAAAATCGCCTTGCCGAACTGCTGCTGATGCGAGTGGACAAAATCACGATGGCAGTCAGCCTTGAAGCGCGTGTGCCCTTCCTTGACCACAACATGCTGGAATTCAGCATGAACATCCCGGCATCGCTGAAGCTGAAAAACGGCGTGCCGAAGTACATCCTCAAACAGGCACTGCGCGGGATTCTCCCGGATGAAATCATCGACCGCAAAAAAATCGGATTTGCCGGATCGGGGAAAAACATGCTTACGGACGAAATTTTACGCCACGCGCGCAGTATTCTGCTTTCCCCGCGTCATTCTTATTATAATCCTTCATATATTCGCGGAATGCTCGACGAGTACGAGCGGACAAGGATCAATTACACGCCTCAGCTCTGGGCGCTGTATAATTTTGAACTCTGGCACCGTTGGTGGATCGAAGGCGATCGCGAGCTTTTCTGA
- the eno gene encoding phosphopyruvate hydratase, with the protein MTTIVDIIGREILDSRGNPTVEVEVELDSGVRGRAAVPSGASTGEREAVEMRDGDKDRYNGKGVLNAVENVNDVLADELIGWDAFDQVGVDNYMIELDGTPNKSRLGANAILGVSMAIARAAAETLDMPLYRYLGGTNAKSLPVPMMNILNGGKHADNTVDFQEFMIVPYGAPTFAEALRCGAEIFHALKKVLSDAGLNTSVGDEGGFAPSLANNEEAIQYILKAMEMAKYTADDCYIALDVAASEMYEKQDDGSGLYRFFKSDKSLKSADEMIEIYADLVDKYPIISIEDGLGENDWEGWKRMTDRLGDRCQIVGDDIFVTNTAILAEGINQGIANSVLIKVNQIGTLTETFDAIEMAKRAKYTSVISHRSGETEDSSIADIAVAMNAGQIKTGSASRSDRIAKYNQLLRIEEELDTTGFYPGVAAFNIAR; encoded by the coding sequence ATGACGACCATCGTTGATATCATCGGACGGGAAATTCTCGATTCCCGCGGCAATCCCACCGTGGAAGTCGAAGTGGAACTTGACAGTGGCGTGCGCGGACGCGCAGCCGTTCCCAGCGGCGCATCGACAGGGGAGCGGGAAGCCGTCGAAATGCGGGACGGGGACAAAGACCGTTACAACGGAAAAGGCGTGCTCAACGCCGTGGAAAATGTCAATGACGTCCTAGCCGACGAGCTCATTGGATGGGACGCCTTCGATCAGGTCGGCGTCGACAATTACATGATCGAACTCGACGGTACACCCAACAAATCACGTCTCGGCGCCAACGCCATCCTCGGCGTGTCGATGGCCATTGCCCGCGCTGCTGCGGAAACGCTCGACATGCCACTGTACCGTTACCTGGGAGGCACGAACGCCAAGAGTCTGCCCGTGCCAATGATGAACATCCTCAATGGCGGCAAGCATGCTGACAACACGGTGGATTTCCAGGAATTCATGATTGTACCGTATGGTGCGCCGACTTTCGCGGAAGCGCTCCGTTGCGGTGCGGAAATTTTCCACGCACTGAAAAAAGTACTCAGCGACGCGGGACTCAACACCTCTGTCGGTGACGAGGGCGGTTTCGCACCCAGCCTCGCGAACAACGAGGAAGCGATTCAATACATCCTCAAGGCCATGGAAATGGCGAAGTATACGGCCGACGATTGCTACATCGCGCTCGATGTGGCCGCCAGCGAAATGTACGAGAAACAGGACGACGGCAGCGGGCTCTACCGCTTCTTCAAATCGGACAAGAGTTTGAAATCCGCTGACGAAATGATTGAAATCTACGCCGATCTCGTGGATAAATATCCCATCATCTCCATTGAAGACGGACTCGGAGAGAATGACTGGGAGGGATGGAAAAGAATGACGGATCGCCTGGGTGACCGCTGCCAGATTGTGGGCGATGATATTTTCGTCACCAACACCGCGATCCTGGCGGAAGGTATCAATCAGGGTATCGCCAATTCCGTCCTCATCAAGGTCAACCAGATCGGAACACTCACCGAGACCTTCGATGCCATCGAGATGGCGAAGCGTGCGAAGTACACTTCCGTAATCAGCCACCGCTCAGGTGAAACCGAAGACTCTTCCATCGCTGACATCGCCGTCGCCATGAATGCCGGACAGATAAAAACCGGATCGGCGTCGCGCTCTGACCGGATTGCGAAGTACAACCAGCTGCTGCGCATCGAAGAAGAACTTGATACCACCGGATTCTATCCGGGCGTCGCTGCGTTCAACATCGCCCGCTGA